From a single Arthrobacter sp. SLBN-112 genomic region:
- a CDS encoding sodium:solute symporter gives MDASSINIAIVVVYLLAMLAFGWWGKSRTRNNSDFLVAGRRLGPFLYTGTMAAVVLGGASTVGGVGLGYKFGISGMWLVVAIGAGVLLLSLLFAGTIQKLKIYTVSQMLTLRYGSKATEASGIVMLAYTLMLCATSTGAYATIFVVLFGLDRALAIAIGGAIVLVYSTIGGMWSITLADQVQFVIKTVGIFFLMLPFTLNAAGGLDGIRSRVDASFFQMDGIGVQTIITYFVVYTLGLLIGQDIWQRVFTAKTPKVARWGGATAGIYCILYGVAGALIGMAANVALSNVKIAAKDDVYAEVAQNLLPVGIGGLVLAAAVAAMMSTASGALIAAATVARADVLPFVAGWFGKDINTGDTENPEHDVKANRIWVLALGIVAIVIAIITKDVVAALTIAYDILVGGLLVAILGGLVWKRGTGLGAAASMAVGSVVTLGTMIILEVNAKAPLDGIYANEPIYYGLISSAVVYVAASLLSRPTDPAVMRAWQLRVAGQEAEEAPEDVLAGR, from the coding sequence ATGGATGCAAGTTCCATCAACATCGCCATCGTGGTGGTGTATCTGCTCGCAATGCTGGCCTTCGGCTGGTGGGGCAAGTCCCGCACCAGGAACAACAGCGATTTCCTCGTTGCCGGCCGGCGCCTGGGGCCGTTCCTTTACACCGGAACCATGGCCGCCGTCGTCCTGGGCGGGGCTTCCACCGTGGGCGGCGTGGGGCTTGGCTATAAGTTCGGCATCTCCGGTATGTGGCTGGTGGTGGCGATTGGCGCCGGCGTCCTGCTGCTGAGCCTGCTCTTTGCCGGGACCATCCAGAAGCTGAAGATCTACACGGTGTCCCAGATGCTCACCCTCCGCTACGGGAGCAAGGCCACCGAAGCCTCGGGCATCGTCATGCTCGCCTACACGCTGATGCTGTGCGCCACCTCAACGGGCGCCTACGCCACCATCTTCGTCGTGCTGTTCGGCCTGGACCGGGCATTGGCCATCGCCATCGGCGGCGCCATCGTCCTTGTGTACTCCACCATTGGCGGCATGTGGTCCATCACCCTTGCGGACCAGGTCCAGTTCGTCATCAAGACGGTGGGCATCTTCTTCCTCATGCTCCCGTTCACCCTGAACGCCGCCGGCGGCCTGGACGGCATCCGCAGCCGCGTGGATGCCAGCTTCTTCCAAATGGACGGCATCGGCGTCCAGACCATCATCACCTACTTCGTGGTCTACACCCTGGGCCTGCTGATCGGCCAGGACATCTGGCAGCGTGTGTTCACGGCCAAGACGCCCAAGGTGGCCCGCTGGGGCGGCGCCACCGCCGGCATCTACTGCATCCTCTACGGTGTGGCCGGTGCGCTGATCGGGATGGCGGCCAACGTGGCCCTGTCCAACGTCAAGATTGCCGCCAAGGACGACGTCTACGCCGAAGTGGCCCAAAACCTGCTCCCCGTCGGCATCGGCGGGCTGGTCCTGGCCGCCGCGGTAGCCGCCATGATGTCCACCGCGTCCGGTGCCCTCATCGCCGCCGCCACGGTGGCCCGCGCTGACGTCCTGCCGTTCGTTGCCGGCTGGTTCGGCAAGGACATCAACACCGGTGACACGGAGAACCCGGAGCATGACGTCAAGGCCAACCGCATCTGGGTCCTGGCACTGGGCATCGTGGCCATCGTCATCGCCATCATCACCAAGGACGTGGTCGCGGCCCTGACCATCGCCTACGACATCCTGGTTGGCGGCCTCCTGGTGGCCATCCTCGGCGGCCTGGTGTGGAAGCGCGGCACCGGCTTGGGGGCCGCGGCCTCCATGGCCGTCGGGTCGGTGGTGACCCTGGGAACCATGATCATCCTGGAAGTCAACGCCAAGGCCCCGCTGGACGGCATCTACGCCAACGAGCCCATCTACTACGGCCTGATCTCCTCTGCCGTTGTTTACGTCGCGGCGTCGCTGCTCAGCCGCCCTACGGATCCCGCGGTGATGCGCGCCTGGCAGCTCCGCGTTGCCGGGCAGGAGGCGGAGGAAGCGCCCGAGGACGTCCTCGCCGGCCGCTGA
- a CDS encoding LOG family protein — MNYAGSLGPRPRTLEVQDLASFDRLVAGGAVNLHGWHAQSLDLRGRSAALKSVSVEGAMFLGCLFDDGMEANLRSRGALIFPRLDGVPFDPYRASLYSPAELYAGLARSPYEELPDARIYHWSIQPGQRHRVDATLASALHDHAIGDALEELTRSAAWTRRSIVGVMGGHAAPRGSREFADAARLGKLLALEGYSVATGGGPGAMEAANLGAYLCQASDADLQAALATLAEVPGFRPSVSAWARAAAAVVERHPDGTPSLGIPTWFYGHEPPNYFATHIAKYFANAIREAILLELCHGGIVFLPGAAGTVQEIFQDACENYYGAREKVAPMVLVGRHHWEQEYPAWPMLRSLAAGRPMADYIFLVDTVDQAVEVLGG, encoded by the coding sequence GTGAATTACGCCGGTAGCCTTGGTCCCCGTCCCCGCACCCTCGAAGTTCAGGACCTGGCGAGCTTCGACCGCCTGGTGGCCGGGGGTGCGGTCAATCTGCACGGCTGGCATGCGCAGTCCCTGGACCTGCGGGGCCGGTCCGCCGCACTGAAAAGCGTCAGCGTCGAAGGCGCCATGTTCCTGGGCTGCCTCTTTGACGACGGCATGGAAGCCAACCTGCGCAGCCGCGGTGCCCTGATCTTTCCACGGCTTGATGGCGTCCCCTTCGACCCCTACCGGGCGTCGCTGTACTCACCGGCCGAACTGTACGCCGGACTTGCCAGGTCCCCGTACGAGGAACTGCCGGATGCCCGCATCTACCACTGGAGCATCCAGCCGGGGCAGCGGCACCGCGTGGACGCCACCCTGGCCTCTGCCCTGCACGACCATGCGATCGGGGACGCCCTGGAGGAACTGACACGGTCAGCGGCGTGGACCCGCCGGTCCATCGTCGGCGTCATGGGTGGCCATGCGGCGCCCAGGGGAAGCCGGGAGTTTGCGGACGCGGCGCGGCTCGGAAAACTGCTGGCCCTTGAGGGCTATTCGGTGGCCACCGGCGGCGGCCCCGGTGCCATGGAGGCAGCCAACCTGGGTGCTTACCTGTGCCAGGCGTCCGACGCCGACCTGCAGGCGGCGCTTGCCACGCTCGCGGAGGTCCCGGGGTTCCGGCCGTCCGTGTCGGCGTGGGCGCGGGCGGCGGCTGCCGTCGTCGAACGCCATCCGGACGGGACTCCGTCGCTGGGGATCCCCACCTGGTTTTACGGGCATGAGCCGCCCAACTACTTTGCCACGCACATCGCCAAATACTTCGCCAACGCCATCCGCGAAGCCATCCTGCTGGAACTGTGCCACGGCGGAATCGTCTTCCTGCCGGGGGCGGCCGGAACTGTCCAGGAGATCTTCCAGGACGCGTGCGAGAACTACTACGGCGCCCGCGAAAAGGTGGCCCCCATGGTCCTGGTGGGTCGGCACCACTGGGAGCAGGAGTACCCGGCCTGGCCCATGCTGCGAAGCCTTGCCGCCGGGCGGCCCATGGCGGACTACATCTTCCTGGTGGATACGGTGGACCAGGCCGTGGAGGTCCTCGGGGGCTGA
- the speB gene encoding agmatinase, translating into MEELRIEANGNLGPIDSSRIPRYAGAATYARLPRLDQVEKADVTVVGVPFDSGVSYRPGARFGANHVREASRLLRPYNPAWDVSPFENIQVADAGDMAVNPFHINEAIETIQQNALDLTAAGSKLLTLGGDHTIALPLLRAAAERAGGPIAMLHFDAHLDTWDTYFGAEYTHGTPFRRAVEEGILDTEAISHIGTRGPLYGKKDLDDDHRFGFGIVTSADVYYQGVLETVAKVRDRIGDRPLYISVDIDVLDPAHAPGTGTPEAGGITSRELLEIIRGFRGMNLVGADVVEVAPAYDHAEITGVAASHVAYELVTLMADNAVPGSRFGAETGYQAQALGQEVRRPAGFAAATKE; encoded by the coding sequence TTGGAAGAGCTGCGCATTGAAGCCAACGGCAACCTTGGCCCCATCGATTCATCCCGGATTCCCCGTTACGCGGGGGCTGCCACCTATGCCCGCCTTCCCCGCCTTGACCAGGTTGAAAAAGCCGATGTGACTGTGGTGGGCGTGCCCTTCGACTCCGGCGTTTCCTACCGCCCGGGAGCCCGCTTCGGCGCCAACCATGTCCGCGAGGCCAGCCGGCTGCTACGCCCCTACAACCCCGCCTGGGACGTCAGCCCGTTCGAAAACATCCAGGTGGCCGACGCCGGGGACATGGCCGTCAACCCGTTCCACATCAACGAAGCCATCGAAACCATCCAGCAGAACGCACTGGACCTCACCGCCGCCGGGAGCAAGCTGCTGACCCTGGGCGGGGACCACACCATCGCGCTGCCGCTGCTCCGGGCCGCCGCCGAGCGCGCCGGCGGACCCATCGCCATGCTCCACTTCGACGCCCACCTGGACACCTGGGACACCTACTTCGGCGCCGAATACACCCACGGCACGCCCTTCCGCCGCGCAGTGGAGGAAGGCATCCTGGACACCGAGGCCATCAGCCACATCGGCACCCGCGGCCCGCTCTATGGCAAGAAGGATCTCGACGACGACCACCGTTTTGGCTTCGGCATCGTCACCTCCGCGGACGTCTACTACCAGGGCGTGCTGGAAACCGTAGCCAAGGTCCGCGACCGGATCGGCGACCGTCCGCTCTACATCTCGGTGGACATCGACGTCCTGGATCCGGCCCACGCACCGGGCACCGGCACCCCGGAAGCCGGCGGCATCACCAGCCGCGAACTCCTCGAGATCATCCGCGGCTTCCGTGGCATGAACCTGGTGGGCGCCGATGTCGTTGAGGTGGCTCCCGCTTACGACCACGCCGAAATCACCGGCGTTGCCGCAAGTCATGTCGCCTACGAACTGGTGACCCTCATGGCGGACAATGCCGTGCCGGGAAGCCGCTTTGGAGCCGAGACCGGCTACCAGGCGCAGGCCCTGGGCCAGGAAGTCCGCCGCCCCGCCGGTTTCGCCGCCGCCACCAAGGAGTAG
- a CDS encoding DUF559 domain-containing protein → MEILEYLHKAGGVARSAQLLDAGFSRRDLLRLKEVGATQPRRGLFVLPGCDEDFRAAIEHNGRLSCASAASHYGLWLRRPPTRLHLACNHGHGTGFVRHRTVRFQGQTWSPVAAVEDVALHALGCLTPPASTALATSAIRLHGVPRELLAEQLRADRSGTALRMLRELDLRAESIVEVDAQHLFRTNGISYEAQVFLPGIGRVDFLLDGFLIVEIDGFAFHSQRADMFRDRDRNNSSTIKGFAVLRYMPEHIWFNQQQVLDDIRAVLADHRRPAS, encoded by the coding sequence GTGGAAATTCTTGAGTATCTTCACAAGGCTGGCGGGGTTGCCCGGTCGGCCCAACTCCTCGACGCCGGATTCTCCAGGCGGGACCTGTTGCGGCTCAAGGAAGTCGGTGCAACCCAACCCAGGCGCGGGCTCTTTGTGCTGCCGGGCTGCGACGAGGACTTTCGGGCTGCAATCGAGCACAATGGCCGGCTCAGCTGCGCGAGCGCGGCCTCCCATTACGGTCTCTGGCTAAGAAGACCGCCAACGCGGCTTCATCTGGCCTGCAACCATGGCCACGGAACCGGTTTTGTCCGTCACCGCACCGTCAGGTTCCAAGGGCAAACCTGGTCGCCAGTAGCAGCGGTCGAAGATGTCGCACTGCATGCGTTGGGATGCCTTACCCCTCCGGCCTCCACCGCACTGGCAACGTCGGCCATCCGCCTGCACGGCGTGCCGCGGGAACTTTTGGCGGAGCAACTGCGCGCGGATCGCTCGGGCACGGCGCTTCGGATGCTGCGGGAACTCGACCTGCGCGCCGAGTCCATAGTTGAGGTCGATGCGCAGCACCTGTTCCGCACGAACGGGATTTCCTACGAGGCACAAGTGTTTCTGCCAGGCATTGGGAGGGTGGACTTCCTGCTGGACGGCTTCCTCATTGTCGAAATCGATGGCTTCGCATTCCACTCACAAAGGGCTGACATGTTCAGGGACAGGGACCGGAATAATTCATCAACGATCAAGGGCTTTGCCGTCCTGCGCTATATGCCGGAGCACATCTGGTTCAACCAACAGCAGGTGCTGGATGACATCCGGGCAGTATTGGCGGACCACCGCAGGCCGGCTTCCTGA
- a CDS encoding sugar porter family MFS transporter, with product MGAPGTQRRGYLARLTVISTLGGLLFGYDTGVISGALLYMNDSLNMTAVEEATVVSALLFPGAAVGALTGGRMADKLGRRGSLLVCALLFLLGAIGCAIAPNVTFMVAARIVLGLGVGAAAVTCPLYLAEMAPAHLRGRMVTINELMIVTGQMLAFAINALLDALIHDNEVWRTMLGIASIPALALLAGMLMLPESPRWYAIRGRLEDSRRVLNLSRSPQEAAAEFEEIARAARTAKEERGHALRDLKNNPWMRRLLWIGIGLATVQQATGINTVNYYAPTILEKSGLGVSASLVATIGVGVTSVLMTILGIWLLGFVGRRRMLVIGFSGVVGSQALLAVVFLLPQSDLASYTILAAMMLFVAFVQCFIGTCVWLLLSEMFPLAIRGFAMGIAVFALWTVNAAISFLFPIVVNALGSTGTFGLFVLVNLASLAFVIKFVPETKGHSLEDLEAHFRDGAVPARLPA from the coding sequence ATGGGCGCACCCGGCACGCAGCGCCGCGGCTACCTGGCCCGGCTCACCGTCATCTCCACCCTGGGTGGCCTGCTCTTCGGTTACGACACCGGCGTCATCTCCGGCGCCCTGCTGTACATGAACGACTCCCTCAACATGACCGCCGTCGAGGAAGCAACTGTGGTGAGCGCACTGCTGTTCCCGGGTGCCGCCGTCGGCGCCCTCACCGGCGGCCGCATGGCCGACAAACTGGGCCGCCGCGGCTCCCTGCTGGTCTGCGCCCTGCTGTTCCTGCTCGGCGCCATCGGCTGCGCCATCGCTCCCAACGTGACCTTCATGGTCGCTGCCCGCATCGTGCTGGGCCTGGGCGTCGGTGCCGCCGCCGTGACCTGCCCGCTGTACCTGGCCGAAATGGCACCGGCCCACCTCCGTGGCCGAATGGTGACCATCAATGAGCTCATGATCGTGACCGGCCAGATGCTCGCCTTCGCCATCAACGCCCTCCTGGATGCCCTGATCCACGACAACGAGGTCTGGCGCACCATGCTGGGCATCGCCTCAATCCCCGCACTCGCCCTGCTCGCCGGCATGCTGATGCTGCCTGAATCGCCGCGCTGGTACGCCATCCGTGGCCGCCTTGAGGACAGCCGCCGCGTCCTGAACCTCAGCCGCAGCCCACAGGAAGCGGCTGCCGAATTCGAGGAGATCGCCCGGGCGGCACGCACCGCCAAGGAAGAACGGGGCCACGCGCTGCGGGACCTGAAGAACAACCCCTGGATGCGCCGCCTGCTGTGGATCGGCATCGGGCTGGCCACCGTCCAGCAGGCCACCGGCATCAATACTGTGAACTACTACGCTCCCACCATCCTGGAAAAGAGCGGGCTGGGCGTCAGCGCTTCGCTCGTGGCCACCATCGGCGTCGGCGTCACCTCCGTGCTGATGACCATCCTGGGCATCTGGCTGCTCGGCTTCGTTGGCCGCCGCAGGATGCTGGTGATCGGCTTCTCCGGAGTGGTTGGTTCCCAGGCCCTGCTGGCCGTCGTCTTCCTCCTGCCGCAGTCGGACCTGGCCAGCTACACCATCCTGGCTGCCATGATGCTGTTCGTCGCCTTCGTCCAGTGCTTCATCGGCACCTGCGTGTGGCTCCTGCTCTCGGAAATGTTCCCGCTGGCCATCCGCGGCTTTGCGATGGGAATCGCGGTCTTCGCCCTGTGGACTGTGAACGCCGCCATTTCGTTCCTCTTCCCCATCGTGGTCAACGCCCTGGGCTCCACCGGCACCTTCGGCCTGTTTGTCCTGGTCAACCTCGCCTCCCTGGCGTTCGTCATCAAGTTCGTTCCGGAGACCAAGGGCCATTCGCTCGAGGACCTGGAAGCGCACTTTCGTGACGGCGCCGTGCCGGCCAGGCTCCCGGCCTAG
- a CDS encoding VIT1/CCC1 transporter family protein, which translates to MSQHARSNSHATPPEAAHTPQSQPSPSNIKRWRQYLADERAEAAVYRDLAQNREGEERAILLALAEAEGRHEAHWLALLGDDAGKPKRASARSRFLGFLARHFGSVFVLALAQRAEGRSPYAKDPNATPAMAADEQIHEEVVRGLATRGRNRLAGTFRAAVFGANDGLVSNLSLVMGMAASGVASTVVLLSGIAGLLAGAMSMGAGEFISVRSQRELLAATRPTQITLAAAPKLDLEHNELLLVYLARGMSREAAEHRVAERMGLLSCDCDPSLSLQPDLPEEEDQHEAVGTAWGAALSSFCFFASGAIVPILPFLFGLTGVAALVVAGVLVGVALLATGAAVGLLSGTSPLTRGLRQLTIGLGAAAITYLLGLLFGTAVG; encoded by the coding sequence GTGTCGCAGCATGCCCGTTCCAATTCCCATGCCACGCCGCCGGAGGCCGCCCACACCCCGCAAAGCCAGCCCTCGCCGTCGAACATCAAGAGGTGGCGCCAGTATCTGGCCGATGAGCGTGCGGAAGCCGCGGTCTACCGGGACCTCGCCCAGAACCGCGAGGGCGAAGAGCGGGCCATCCTGCTGGCCCTGGCGGAGGCTGAGGGCCGGCACGAGGCCCACTGGTTGGCCCTGCTGGGGGACGATGCGGGCAAACCAAAAAGAGCCTCCGCGCGAAGCCGTTTCCTGGGGTTCCTGGCGCGGCACTTCGGCTCGGTGTTTGTGCTGGCCCTCGCCCAGCGTGCCGAAGGCCGCTCCCCGTACGCTAAGGACCCCAACGCCACTCCGGCCATGGCTGCCGATGAGCAGATCCATGAGGAAGTGGTGCGGGGCCTGGCCACCCGCGGCCGCAACCGCCTGGCCGGTACATTCCGCGCAGCTGTCTTCGGCGCGAACGACGGCCTGGTCAGCAACCTCTCCCTGGTGATGGGCATGGCGGCGTCCGGTGTTGCCAGCACCGTAGTGCTGCTGAGCGGCATCGCCGGGCTCCTGGCGGGTGCCATGTCCATGGGCGCCGGGGAATTCATCTCAGTCCGTTCCCAGCGCGAACTGCTGGCCGCCACCCGTCCCACGCAGATCACCTTGGCTGCCGCCCCCAAGCTGGACCTTGAACACAACGAACTCCTCCTGGTTTACCTGGCGCGCGGTATGTCCCGTGAGGCGGCGGAACACAGGGTGGCCGAGCGGATGGGGCTGCTGTCCTGCGACTGCGACCCCAGCCTGTCCCTGCAGCCGGACCTGCCGGAGGAAGAGGACCAGCACGAGGCAGTGGGTACGGCCTGGGGCGCGGCGCTGTCCAGCTTCTGCTTCTTCGCCTCCGGCGCCATCGTGCCCATCCTGCCGTTCCTGTTCGGCCTGACCGGGGTCGCCGCGCTGGTAGTGGCCGGGGTCCTGGTCGGTGTTGCCCTGCTGGCCACCGGTGCCGCCGTGGGCCTGCTGTCCGGCACGTCCCCGTTGACCCGTGGCCTGCGGCAGCTCACCATCGGCCTGGGCGCCGCCGCCATCACCTACCTGCTGGGCCTGCTCTTCGGCACTGCAGTGGGATAA
- a CDS encoding GntR family transcriptional regulator yields the protein MANNLGLSIDRSSPVPLYHQVVQGIEAAIYSGVLEPGSRLDNEIDLAAQLNLSRPTMRKAMDELVRSGLLVRKRGVGTQVVSSQVRRPLELSSLYDDLTNNGKKPTTEVLSFSHLEADDPTLATLQLPAGSKVYHFTRLRKVGGKPLALMENWVRDDIAQMDEAMLGAEGLYSILRRGGVNFRLATQRIGAMTANDYQASMLDTPAGSALVTMERTAVDDTGRRVETGHHVYRADSYSFEMTLVQR from the coding sequence GTGGCGAACAACCTGGGACTCAGCATCGACCGCTCCTCCCCCGTGCCCTTGTACCACCAGGTGGTCCAGGGCATTGAGGCTGCGATTTACAGTGGCGTGCTGGAACCCGGCAGCAGGCTGGACAACGAAATCGACCTTGCCGCCCAGCTGAATCTTTCCCGGCCCACCATGCGCAAGGCCATGGATGAGCTGGTCCGCTCCGGTCTGCTGGTGCGCAAACGGGGCGTGGGAACGCAGGTGGTCTCCAGCCAGGTGCGCCGGCCACTCGAGTTGTCCAGCCTCTACGATGACCTCACCAACAACGGCAAGAAGCCCACCACTGAAGTCCTGAGCTTCTCGCACCTGGAAGCTGACGACCCCACGCTGGCCACGCTGCAGCTTCCCGCCGGCTCCAAGGTGTACCACTTCACCCGGCTGCGGAAAGTGGGCGGCAAACCCCTGGCCCTCATGGAGAACTGGGTACGCGACGACATCGCCCAGATGGACGAGGCAATGCTGGGTGCCGAGGGCCTGTACTCGATCCTCCGCCGCGGTGGAGTGAACTTCCGGCTGGCCACGCAGCGCATCGGCGCCATGACGGCCAATGACTACCAGGCTTCCATGCTGGACACCCCGGCAGGATCGGCGCTGGTCACCATGGAACGCACCGCCGTGGACGATACCGGGCGCCGCGTGGAAACAGGCCACCATGTGTACCGCGCCGATTCCTACAGCTTTGAGATGACACTCGTACAGCGATAA
- a CDS encoding helix-turn-helix domain-containing protein, with protein MKALPVEPSNVPVAIGSRIRAARQSQRLTIEQVADATGLTKGFLSRVERDLTSPSVASLVTLCQVLSISIGDLFAAPETHLTKRNDGPRISLGGQGIVERLLTARSERRVQIIQAVIEPHGRGESELYAVDCDVDVLHVIKGSIKLILTNEEYDLDTGDTVTFPGREPHTWVNPTDKPVEVLWVLVPAASR; from the coding sequence ATGAAGGCACTGCCAGTTGAGCCCAGCAATGTCCCTGTTGCGATCGGCTCCAGGATCCGGGCCGCGCGGCAGTCCCAGCGGCTCACCATCGAGCAGGTTGCCGACGCCACCGGACTGACCAAGGGCTTCCTCAGCCGGGTGGAGCGGGACCTGACCTCGCCGTCGGTCGCCTCCCTGGTGACGCTCTGCCAGGTGCTGTCCATTTCCATCGGTGATCTTTTCGCGGCGCCGGAAACCCACCTGACCAAGCGGAACGATGGCCCGCGGATTTCGCTGGGCGGCCAGGGCATTGTGGAGCGGCTCCTGACGGCGCGCTCGGAACGCCGGGTCCAGATCATCCAGGCAGTGATCGAGCCGCACGGCCGCGGCGAGTCCGAGCTCTATGCGGTGGACTGCGACGTGGATGTGCTGCATGTGATCAAGGGATCCATCAAGCTGATCCTCACCAACGAGGAATACGACCTCGATACCGGCGACACCGTGACCTTCCCCGGCCGCGAACCGCATACCTGGGTCAATCCCACGGACAAGCCGGTTGAGGTGCTCTGGGTCCTGGTCCCCGCCGCCAGCCGCTAA
- the iolB gene encoding 5-deoxy-glucuronate isomerase, translating into MTNWVYPLGTAADGKWDVSIGTSDSSLTVGGWAHTGLKVATVPAGAAVELPAADEERIVVPLNGSFTVTVDSTDYPLNGRPSVFSGPTDVLYSGTGRAVAISSADGGRVAVATAPANASYPTRLVTAAETPVELRGAGNCSRQVHNFGTPAALEADRFIVCEVLTPAGNWSSYPPHKHDEEKDGETSLEEIYYFETQVAAGSGAPSGADAIGYQRVYASDGRPIDVSAEVRTGDVVLVPYGWHGPAMAAPGYDMYYLNVMAGPGPVREWLISDDPHHGWVRQTWESQDIDPRLPFGS; encoded by the coding sequence ATGACCAACTGGGTCTACCCCCTGGGCACTGCCGCCGACGGAAAATGGGACGTCTCGATCGGAACCTCCGATTCCTCCCTCACCGTGGGCGGCTGGGCACACACCGGATTGAAGGTGGCAACCGTGCCGGCCGGCGCCGCCGTTGAACTCCCCGCAGCGGATGAGGAACGGATCGTGGTGCCCCTCAATGGGTCCTTCACGGTCACCGTTGACAGCACCGACTATCCGTTGAATGGCAGGCCCTCGGTCTTCTCCGGGCCGACTGACGTTCTCTACTCCGGCACAGGCCGCGCCGTGGCCATCAGCTCGGCCGACGGCGGCCGAGTCGCCGTGGCCACGGCACCCGCCAACGCCTCTTACCCCACGCGCCTCGTGACGGCGGCCGAAACCCCCGTGGAGCTGCGCGGTGCCGGCAACTGCTCGCGCCAGGTCCACAACTTCGGTACTCCTGCAGCACTCGAGGCGGACCGCTTCATTGTGTGCGAGGTCCTCACCCCTGCCGGGAACTGGTCTTCCTACCCGCCGCACAAGCATGATGAGGAGAAGGACGGCGAGACCTCCCTGGAGGAGATCTACTACTTCGAGACGCAGGTGGCCGCAGGATCAGGCGCCCCCTCCGGCGCCGATGCCATCGGCTACCAGCGCGTTTACGCCTCGGACGGGCGCCCCATCGATGTTTCGGCGGAAGTGCGCACCGGCGACGTCGTCCTGGTTCCCTATGGCTGGCACGGTCCCGCCATGGCCGCACCCGGCTATGACATGTACTACCTGAATGTCATGGCCGGCCCCGGCCCCGTGCGGGAGTGGCTGATCAGCGACGATCCGCACCACGGCTGGGTGCGGCAGACCTGGGAGAGCCAGGACATCGACCCGCGGCTGCCGTTCGGCTCGTAA